One region of Chryseobacterium sp. C-71 genomic DNA includes:
- a CDS encoding transporter gives MKNNHKFFKIVFGVLLLPFVCYGQQELHQNYSLFNPVPRTMVREMETDRPDVTESPYTVDAGHFQYETDFVRLIKEKSEMQKTNTLLINQANIKIGLTKNTAIQIGFQTYGRQKETDFASGSTETTHGFGDMTLRIKQNLIGNDHGNFALALLPYIKFPTSKYDENSRFEGGLIVPMQYKLPGEWNLGFQVEVDRLKDQDQPAMHTEFLQTLTLSHQLIKNVDGIVETYYTYDFKAHQFSNFLNAAVQMEVVKDLKFDAGINYGLQHDAEKQFFIGASYRL, from the coding sequence ATGAAAAATAATCACAAGTTTTTTAAGATCGTTTTTGGTGTGTTGCTTCTGCCTTTTGTATGTTACGGTCAGCAAGAATTGCATCAAAATTATTCGCTTTTCAATCCTGTTCCTCGAACGATGGTGAGAGAAATGGAAACCGACAGACCAGATGTAACCGAATCTCCTTATACAGTAGATGCGGGACATTTTCAATATGAAACCGACTTTGTGAGATTGATAAAAGAAAAATCTGAGATGCAGAAAACCAACACTTTATTGATCAATCAGGCAAACATAAAGATCGGACTTACAAAAAATACTGCAATACAAATAGGTTTTCAGACCTATGGAAGACAAAAAGAAACAGATTTTGCTTCTGGAAGTACAGAAACAACGCATGGTTTTGGTGATATGACTCTGAGAATTAAACAAAATTTAATCGGAAATGATCATGGAAATTTTGCTTTAGCATTATTACCTTACATTAAATTTCCAACTTCAAAATATGATGAAAACAGTCGTTTTGAAGGAGGTTTGATTGTACCAATGCAATATAAACTACCAGGAGAATGGAATTTAGGTTTTCAGGTGGAAGTTGACAGATTAAAAGATCAGGATCAACCAGCCATGCACACAGAATTTCTACAAACATTGACACTCAGTCATCAATTAATAAAAAATGTTGATGGAATCGTAGAAACTTATTATACTTACGATTTTAAAGCTCATCAATTCTCCAATTTTTTAAATGCAGCTGTTCAAATGGAAGTTGTAAAAGACTTAAAGTTTGATGCAGGAATTAATTATGGACTTCAACATGATGCGGAAAAACAATTCTTTATTGGCGCATCCTATCGCCTCTAA
- the gcvP gene encoding aminomethyl-transferring glycine dehydrogenase, translating to MNTEQFVSRHISLNEADKQAMLEKVGVSSIEELISQTIPSSIRLENDLNISEPLSEYEMLNHSKELASKNTDYTSYIGFGYHNTLLPSAIQRNIFENPSWYTAYTPYQAEIAQGRLEALLNYQTVVCDLTGFALANASLLDESTAAAEAMHMFFNNRTKDQKKAGANKFFISDLVLPQTVSVLKTKAEGLEIEIVEGDHKTHQFDESYYGVLLQYPGKNGIVLDYTEDIVEYKKLDLQVVVACDPMALVKLKSPASMGADCAVGTSQRFGIPLGYGGPHAAFFSCKEDYKRDIPGRIIGVSQDMYGKRALRMALQTREQHIKRERATSNICTAQVLLAVMAGMYAVYHGPKGLNYIADQIHFKANALKGGLKALGYQTVEEPIFDTVKIIMAEDEKARLMRMMLDHKLNLNYFTEGVISIAINESTTLEKLNVLMASFAQFKDKQTFKLEIKEGYSIPEENLRKDEILTEEVFNKYHTETELMRYIKRLERKDLSLTHSMISLGSCTMKLNAATQMLPLSWDNWGAVHPFVPVNQAAGYQEMIKELEKDLSEITGFAGTSLQPNSGAQGEYAGLMVIREYHISRGEGHRNVVLIPQSAHGTNPASAAMAGMKIVVVKNLESGEIDFEDFKAKTEQHSENLSCVMITYPSTYGFFDANIKEITQLVHDHGGQVYMDGANMNAQVGYTSPGNIGADVCHLNLHKTFAIPHGGGGPGVGPICVAKHLVPFLPTNANIKVGSKEAIEGISAAPYGSGLILNISYAYIKMLGTSGLKKATEHAILNANYLKEILAEHFPILYSNTEGRVAHECIVDFRQFKSLGIEVADVAKRLMDYGFHAPTVSFPVAGTLMIEPTESESKSEIDRFAEALIAIKQEIDEIANGEADQANNVLKNAPHTEQLVISDSWDKPYSREKAAYPLHWVRDHKFFATVARVDEAYGDRNLVCTCEPIEAYM from the coding sequence ATGAATACAGAGCAGTTTGTGAGCCGTCACATTTCCCTAAACGAAGCCGATAAGCAGGCAATGTTGGAAAAAGTTGGCGTTTCAAGTATCGAAGAATTGATTTCTCAAACCATTCCATCATCTATCCGTTTAGAAAATGATCTGAACATTTCAGAACCACTTTCCGAGTATGAAATGCTGAATCATTCGAAAGAATTGGCATCGAAAAATACTGATTATACAAGCTATATCGGTTTTGGATATCACAACACCTTGTTGCCGTCGGCGATTCAGAGAAATATCTTTGAAAACCCAAGCTGGTACACAGCTTACACGCCTTATCAGGCGGAAATCGCTCAGGGAAGATTAGAAGCTTTGCTCAATTATCAGACTGTTGTGTGCGATTTGACAGGTTTTGCTTTGGCAAATGCATCTTTGTTGGATGAGTCTACGGCAGCTGCAGAAGCGATGCACATGTTCTTCAACAACAGAACGAAAGATCAGAAAAAAGCAGGAGCTAATAAGTTCTTTATCTCTGATTTGGTTTTACCTCAAACAGTTTCTGTGTTAAAAACAAAAGCTGAAGGTTTAGAAATTGAAATCGTAGAAGGTGACCACAAAACTCACCAGTTCGACGAATCTTACTATGGAGTTTTACTACAATATCCTGGTAAAAACGGAATCGTTTTAGACTATACTGAAGATATTGTTGAATATAAAAAATTAGACTTACAGGTTGTTGTAGCTTGTGATCCGATGGCTTTGGTTAAATTGAAATCTCCTGCATCAATGGGCGCTGACTGTGCCGTAGGTACTTCACAGAGATTTGGTATTCCTTTAGGTTATGGTGGTCCTCACGCAGCATTTTTCTCTTGTAAAGAAGATTACAAAAGAGATATACCGGGAAGAATCATCGGGGTTTCTCAGGATATGTACGGAAAACGTGCATTGAGAATGGCTTTGCAAACAAGAGAGCAGCACATCAAAAGAGAAAGAGCAACTTCAAACATCTGTACTGCTCAGGTTCTTTTAGCGGTTATGGCAGGAATGTATGCTGTTTATCATGGTCCAAAAGGATTAAACTATATCGCTGACCAAATTCATTTCAAAGCAAATGCTTTAAAAGGTGGATTGAAAGCTTTAGGTTATCAGACGGTTGAAGAGCCAATCTTTGACACTGTAAAAATCATAATGGCTGAAGACGAGAAAGCAAGATTGATGAGAATGATGCTTGATCACAAGTTAAATTTAAACTATTTCACAGAAGGGGTAATCAGCATTGCGATCAACGAAAGTACAACGTTGGAAAAACTGAATGTTTTGATGGCTTCTTTCGCTCAGTTTAAAGACAAGCAGACTTTTAAATTAGAAATAAAAGAAGGATACAGCATTCCTGAAGAAAATCTTAGAAAAGATGAGATTTTGACGGAAGAAGTATTCAACAAATACCATACAGAGACTGAATTGATGCGTTACATCAAACGTCTTGAAAGAAAAGATTTATCATTAACTCATTCGATGATTTCTTTGGGTTCTTGTACAATGAAACTGAACGCTGCAACTCAAATGTTGCCCCTGTCTTGGGATAATTGGGGAGCTGTTCACCCATTTGTACCGGTAAATCAGGCAGCAGGTTATCAGGAAATGATCAAAGAATTAGAGAAAGATCTTTCTGAAATCACAGGTTTTGCAGGAACTTCTCTTCAGCCAAACTCTGGTGCACAGGGAGAATATGCAGGATTGATGGTGATCAGAGAGTATCACATTTCAAGAGGCGAAGGTCACCGAAATGTAGTGTTGATTCCTCAGTCTGCACATGGAACAAACCCAGCTTCTGCAGCAATGGCAGGAATGAAGATTGTTGTCGTTAAAAACCTTGAAAGCGGAGAAATTGATTTCGAAGACTTCAAAGCAAAGACTGAACAGCATTCTGAAAACCTTTCTTGTGTAATGATCACTTATCCGTCAACTTACGGATTCTTTGATGCCAACATTAAAGAAATTACTCAGTTGGTTCACGATCATGGCGGACAGGTTTATATGGACGGTGCCAACATGAACGCTCAGGTAGGATATACAAGTCCTGGAAACATTGGAGCAGACGTTTGTCACCTTAATCTTCACAAAACTTTTGCTATTCCTCACGGAGGTGGAGGCCCTGGTGTTGGACCAATCTGTGTTGCAAAACATTTGGTTCCTTTCTTGCCAACCAATGCCAACATTAAAGTAGGTTCAAAAGAAGCAATCGAAGGAATTTCTGCAGCGCCTTATGGTTCTGGATTGATCTTAAATATTTCTTACGCTTACATCAAAATGTTGGGAACTTCAGGTTTGAAAAAAGCAACCGAACACGCCATTTTAAATGCCAACTATTTAAAAGAAATCTTAGCGGAACATTTCCCTATTTTATATTCAAATACAGAAGGTAGAGTAGCACACGAGTGTATCGTAGATTTCCGTCAGTTCAAATCTTTAGGAATTGAAGTGGCAGATGTTGCAAAAAGATTGATGGATTACGGTTTCCACGCACCTACGGTTTCTTTCCCGGTTGCAGGAACATTGATGATTGAGCCTACAGAATCTGAAAGCAAATCTGAAATCGATCGTTTTGCAGAAGCATTAATTGCTATCAAACAAGAGATAGATGAGATTGCTAATGGTGAGGCAGATCAGGCAAACAACGTGTTGAAAAACGCTCCTCACACTGAGCAATTGGTAATTTCTGATTCTTGGGATAAACCTTACAGCAGAGAAAAAGCAGCTTATCCGTTACATTGGGTAAGAGATCACAAATTCTTTGCTACTGTTGCAAGAGTTGATGAAGCTTACGGAGACAGAAACTTAGTTTGTACTTGTGAGCCGATTGAAGCTTATATGTAA
- a CDS encoding DnaJ domain-containing protein yields the protein MKDYYYFLGISRDASDEDIKKSYRKLSLKYHPDKNENDDFFAERFKEIQEAYEILSDKGRRITYDQNLESLQKSFRYTVPPSIKTFSANKIHAKKGEEIIITWQTQNADVVKVLPFGLEKAYGERIFKITEFKNGKFQLLLHANNSLLHKTVVQGITITEVFESDGEKFRDRAEELFKSQPRTATNPKGRPKIFRLIFGLLILALAIYFLISSLTN from the coding sequence ATGAAAGACTACTACTATTTTCTCGGGATTTCTCGTGATGCTTCGGATGAAGACATCAAAAAATCCTACAGAAAACTTTCATTAAAATATCATCCCGATAAAAACGAAAACGACGATTTTTTTGCTGAACGTTTTAAGGAAATTCAGGAAGCCTATGAAATTTTAAGTGATAAGGGTAGAAGAATAACCTATGATCAGAATTTAGAAAGTTTACAGAAAAGTTTCAGATATACGGTACCGCCTTCGATTAAGACTTTTTCGGCAAATAAAATTCATGCGAAAAAAGGGGAAGAGATTATCATTACCTGGCAAACTCAAAATGCCGATGTGGTCAAAGTTTTACCGTTTGGTTTGGAAAAAGCGTATGGTGAAAGAATTTTTAAGATTACCGAATTTAAAAACGGAAAATTCCAGTTGTTGCTGCATGCAAACAATTCCCTTTTGCACAAAACCGTCGTCCAGGGAATTACGATAACAGAAGTTTTTGAAAGTGATGGTGAGAAATTCAGAGATCGGGCAGAAGAACTCTTTAAGTCACAACCACGAACTGCAACAAATCCTAAAGGTCGGCCAAAAATTTTCAGATTAATTTTTGGATTATTGATTTTAGCTTTAGCAATTTATTTTTTAATCAGCAGTCTAACTAACTAA
- a CDS encoding RNA polymerase sigma factor, whose product MPQKEKENIISQTVSNYGGKLMSFIRPKVKNTEDAEDILQEVWYQFSSLTNLSEIVNVGGWLYRVTSNKIIDKYRKKKTENLEDFVYEDEDGSFSIKDILLLDDSAGPDVKMFQDEIWKKLFGALEELPEKQKLVYMENELNDKTLQQIADEQGENIKTIISRKNYAVKHLRNRLRQLYEDLNN is encoded by the coding sequence ATGCCACAGAAGGAAAAGGAAAACATTATTTCGCAAACCGTATCAAATTACGGTGGAAAACTGATGTCTTTCATTCGCCCGAAAGTGAAAAATACCGAAGATGCGGAAGATATTCTGCAGGAGGTGTGGTACCAGTTTAGCAGTTTGACCAATCTTTCTGAAATTGTAAATGTCGGCGGGTGGTTGTACCGGGTTACTTCCAACAAAATCATCGATAAATACAGAAAAAAGAAAACCGAAAACCTTGAAGATTTCGTCTACGAAGATGAAGACGGTTCGTTTTCGATAAAAGATATTCTGTTGCTCGACGACAGCGCCGGCCCCGATGTGAAAATGTTTCAGGATGAGATTTGGAAGAAATTGTTTGGAGCTTTAGAAGAACTTCCGGAAAAACAGAAATTGGTTTACATGGAAAATGAACTGAATGATAAAACCTTGCAGCAAATCGCTGATGAACAAGGTGAAAATATTAAAACTATCATCAGTAGAAAAAATTATGCAGTGAAGCATTTGAGAAACCGATTGAGACAATTGTACGAAGATTTAAATAATTAG
- a CDS encoding S9 family peptidase, with amino-acid sequence MTINSKIFTAAQVVISAIMMNAQTSTTKLPGDPTLVSSKATLEKLISYDKGNFKYKVEDYFAIPKASQFKISPDGKYLSYKEKDKDSKNHVFVKDLATGKVTKALVEKEDLIRSYGWLNKKRLFYTQDKSGNENLHLYAADIDGKNLKDLTPFDGVTIGLVQIIKDTDFVVVTMNKNNKQIFEPFKINFVTGEMTQLYENKDPKNPIDGYLFDKEGNLRGYTILENGLTTKTYYKNQQSGKFDLIKSTDWKDTFSIMRFNDNSKNKDEAYVVTNLDSDKSRIVLYDLKKNAVIKEVYSNPTFDVNSVSIAGKNRNYELDYISYNGIKNETIPVSSFYKEVDAQLKSEFGEKQFYVVSSDDNDSKLLVVVDSDKLYGKYYEYDTKSKKLKLLLDLMPQLKEEDMAEMRPIEFKSRDGLTIHGYITLPKAAVDGQKVPLIVNPHGGPQGIRDDWGFNPETQLFASRGYATLQVNFRISGGYGKEFQNSGYKQIGRKAMDDVEDGVKYAISQGWVDKDKIAIYGGSHGGYATLMGLIKTPDLYSCGVDYVGVSNIFTFFDSFPEYWKPYKEMVKQIWYDLDNPEEAKIAKEVSPVFQIDKIKKPLFVVQGANDPRVNINESDQIVKALRGKGFEVPYMVKYDEGHGFGKEANRLELYKYMLGFFAENFNK; translated from the coding sequence ATGACTATTAATTCTAAAATTTTTACAGCCGCTCAGGTGGTTATTTCAGCAATAATGATGAATGCACAGACTTCCACAACAAAATTACCTGGAGATCCTACATTGGTGTCTTCCAAAGCTACTTTAGAAAAATTGATCTCGTACGATAAAGGAAACTTTAAATACAAGGTTGAGGATTATTTTGCAATACCCAAAGCCTCGCAGTTTAAAATCTCGCCTGACGGAAAATATTTGTCTTATAAAGAAAAGGATAAAGACAGTAAAAATCATGTTTTCGTAAAAGACCTTGCGACGGGAAAAGTGACCAAAGCACTTGTTGAAAAAGAAGATCTGATAAGAAGTTATGGCTGGTTGAATAAAAAACGTCTTTTTTATACTCAGGACAAGAGCGGAAATGAAAATCTTCATTTATACGCAGCAGATATTGATGGAAAAAATCTTAAAGATCTCACCCCTTTCGATGGAGTAACCATTGGTTTGGTGCAAATCATAAAAGATACTGACTTTGTTGTGGTCACCATGAATAAAAACAATAAACAGATTTTTGAGCCTTTCAAAATAAATTTTGTTACCGGTGAGATGACTCAGCTTTATGAAAATAAAGATCCTAAAAATCCTATCGACGGCTACCTTTTTGATAAAGAAGGAAACTTGAGAGGATATACGATTTTAGAAAACGGATTAACAACAAAGACCTATTATAAAAATCAGCAATCCGGAAAGTTTGATCTGATAAAATCAACAGATTGGAAAGATACATTCAGTATCATGAGATTCAATGATAACTCAAAAAATAAAGATGAGGCTTATGTCGTTACGAATCTAGATAGTGACAAATCTAGAATTGTACTGTATGATTTAAAGAAAAATGCTGTCATTAAAGAGGTTTATTCAAATCCAACTTTTGATGTGAACTCTGTAAGTATCGCTGGTAAAAACAGAAATTATGAATTAGACTACATCAGTTACAATGGTATTAAGAATGAAACCATTCCTGTAAGTTCATTTTATAAAGAAGTTGATGCACAGTTGAAATCTGAATTTGGTGAAAAACAGTTTTATGTAGTTTCTTCCGATGACAACGATTCTAAACTTTTAGTGGTGGTTGACAGTGATAAATTATACGGAAAATATTATGAGTACGATACCAAATCCAAAAAACTAAAACTTCTTCTCGACCTGATGCCACAATTAAAAGAAGAGGACATGGCGGAAATGAGACCTATTGAATTCAAAAGCAGAGATGGCTTGACGATTCATGGATATATTACTTTACCGAAAGCAGCTGTTGATGGTCAGAAAGTTCCTTTGATTGTAAATCCTCACGGTGGTCCGCAGGGAATCAGAGATGATTGGGGATTTAATCCGGAAACTCAATTATTTGCAAGTCGTGGGTATGCAACTTTGCAGGTTAACTTCAGAATTTCTGGCGGTTATGGTAAAGAGTTTCAGAATTCGGGCTACAAACAGATTGGAAGAAAAGCAATGGATGATGTGGAAGACGGAGTGAAATATGCTATCTCGCAAGGTTGGGTCGATAAGGATAAAATTGCCATCTATGGCGGAAGTCACGGTGGTTATGCTACTTTGATGGGATTGATCAAAACACCAGATTTATATTCTTGTGGTGTTGATTACGTGGGTGTTTCAAATATCTTCACATTCTTCGATTCTTTCCCTGAATACTGGAAACCGTACAAAGAAATGGTAAAACAGATATGGTACGATTTAGACAATCCTGAAGAAGCTAAAATTGCGAAAGAAGTTTCACCTGTTTTCCAGATTGATAAAATTAAAAAGCCATTATTTGTGGTGCAAGGAGCAAATGATCCGAGAGTGAATATAAATGAATCAGATCAGATTGTAAAAGCTTTGAGAGGTAAAGGTTTTGAAGTTCCGTACATGGTTAAATATGACGAAGGTCACGGATTCGGAAAAGAAGCCAATAGACTAGAATTGTATAAATATATGCTGGGTTTCTTCGCTGAAAATTTTAATAAATAA
- a CDS encoding SRPBCC domain-containing protein, translated as METLSYEIIINAPKQKVWDVLWGKDTYSEWTQFFGPGSQMKTDWKVDGKTYFVNPKGAGMVSTIDSIEEPDQMIFKHLGMVDENGVEDTESMEIKQWSGCFEKYILIDYDGKTKLHVEVQTEKDWEEHMQNGFTKGLEVVKNLSEAN; from the coding sequence ATGGAAACATTATCTTACGAAATTATCATCAATGCACCCAAACAAAAAGTCTGGGACGTTCTTTGGGGAAAAGATACATACAGTGAATGGACACAATTTTTCGGTCCAGGATCGCAAATGAAAACCGACTGGAAAGTGGATGGGAAAACCTACTTTGTAAATCCTAAAGGTGCCGGAATGGTTTCTACCATCGACAGTATTGAAGAACCGGATCAGATGATTTTCAAACATCTCGGAATGGTTGATGAAAATGGAGTAGAAGATACAGAAAGCATGGAAATCAAGCAGTGGAGCGGTTGTTTCGAAAAATATATTCTCATAGATTATGATGGCAAAACCAAACTTCATGTGGAAGTACAGACCGAGAAAGATTGGGAAGAGCACATGCAAAATGGTTTTACCAAAGGTTTGGAAGTAGTCAAAAATCTTTCCGAAGCCAATTAG
- a CDS encoding SRPBCC domain-containing protein, producing the protein METLEFKIDIEAAPEKVWTVLWDDMSYRQWTSAFTKGSFYVGTWEEESIMKFFDPENNGMYSRVLKNDPNREMVFIHLGEIFDGVEVPQDWGDATESYLLEETEDGTKLTAKIKSSEEFKGFFEDKFPNALKNVKHLSENQL; encoded by the coding sequence ATGGAAACTTTAGAATTTAAAATTGACATTGAAGCGGCTCCCGAAAAAGTGTGGACGGTACTTTGGGACGATATGAGTTATAGACAGTGGACATCTGCTTTTACCAAAGGTTCGTTTTATGTCGGAACGTGGGAAGAAGAGAGCATCATGAAATTCTTTGATCCCGAAAACAATGGAATGTACAGCCGCGTTCTTAAAAATGATCCCAACAGAGAGATGGTTTTTATTCATTTGGGAGAAATATTTGATGGTGTTGAAGTGCCTCAGGATTGGGGTGATGCCACAGAATCTTATCTTTTGGAGGAGACAGAAGATGGAACCAAATTGACTGCGAAAATTAAAAGTTCTGAAGAATTTAAAGGGTTTTTCGAAGACAAATTCCCCAATGCACTTAAAAATGTAAAGCATCTATCTGAAAATCAATTATAA
- a CDS encoding SDR family oxidoreductase: MKTQNKSKSLSKVPKDGLYPEIIRKNYLGSKKLLNKKAIISGGDSGIGQAVAVHFAREGADVAIIYQENDKDAKETAKLVEEEGRQCILMKGDISKKSFRTKSLERVKKQWKTFDILVNNAGIQFPKTDVEKISDNQIAKTFEVNIISMISFTRDFLNIINKGGRIICTTSVTAYRGSNHLIDYSATKGAIATFIRSLSVNLAERKILVNGVAPGPIWTPLVKETFEDIASFGKDTPLKRAGQPSEVAPAYVFLASEDSSFITGEIIHINGGDFVGG, translated from the coding sequence ATGAAAACGCAGAACAAGTCAAAATCATTATCGAAAGTTCCAAAAGACGGATTGTATCCAGAAATTATCCGAAAAAATTATTTAGGAAGTAAAAAACTATTGAACAAAAAAGCCATCATTTCCGGCGGTGATAGCGGAATCGGCCAGGCAGTTGCAGTCCATTTTGCCAGAGAAGGTGCAGACGTTGCCATAATTTATCAGGAAAATGATAAAGATGCAAAAGAAACCGCAAAGCTGGTAGAGGAGGAAGGTCGGCAGTGTATTCTGATGAAAGGTGATATTTCCAAAAAATCATTCAGAACAAAGAGTCTGGAGAGAGTTAAAAAACAATGGAAAACCTTTGATATTTTGGTTAATAATGCAGGAATTCAGTTTCCTAAAACGGATGTTGAAAAAATATCTGATAACCAGATTGCCAAAACTTTTGAGGTGAATATCATTTCGATGATTTCTTTCACGAGAGACTTTTTAAATATCATCAATAAAGGTGGAAGGATCATTTGCACAACCTCAGTTACAGCGTATCGTGGGAGCAATCATCTCATCGATTATTCAGCAACAAAAGGTGCGATTGCGACATTTATTCGGTCACTTTCTGTAAATCTTGCTGAAAGGAAAATTCTCGTCAATGGAGTAGCTCCAGGACCAATATGGACACCGCTTGTGAAAGAAACTTTTGAAGACATTGCCTCTTTTGGAAAAGACACTCCTTTGAAAAGAGCTGGGCAGCCCTCTGAAGTTGCACCGGCTTATGTTTTTCTGGCTTCGGAAGATTCTAGTTTTATTACCGGTGAAATTATCCACATCAATGGAGGAGATTTTGTAGGCGGATAA